GTCCAAGCTCCTTGGAATTGAATAAAAGAGATGAAATAAAATAAGCTGACTTATAAATATTCACTAACGTTTTAACGCGACACAGCATATGAACGTGATTTTATACACTTAGAAATCGCTTTTATGGAATAATCAGGGTTAATTATTGTGATATTGTTAATATCATCAGCTCAGTTTAATTAACCATAGATAAATTAATATCAGAACTTAGATAAGAATCTGTGAATAAATGATGAAGTATCATATTTTACCTTTGCATATATATGCATTATGTTTTATAATTGGCCAAGTAATCAAAGAAAGCACATGACAGGAGAGAGAGAAATGAAAAAGTGGGGAACATTAGTTATAGCTCTATTGATGGTAACCAGCTTGCTTGCAGCATGCGGACAAAATAAAAATAATGACGGGAGCGCGCAAGGTGCAGGGAGCAACGCCAGCAACGCTGGTAAGAAGATTATAACGCTCGGCACTAGCGCGGACTACGCTCCATATGAGTTCCATATTAAAAATGATCAAGGACAAGATGAAATTGTCGGCTTCGATATTGAGATCGCCAAGGAGATTGCCAAGGAACAGGGCGCTGAGCTGCAAATCAAAGATTTGCAATTCGATTCTCTGATGAATGAATTGAACAGCGGACGGATTGATCTCGCTATTTCCGGTTTGAGTCCAACCCCTGATCGTCAGAAGGAAGTAGATATGTCGAAGATTTACTTCACGGCTACACAGGCTGTCGTTACTCGTTCCGGAGAAGAAGGCAACTACAAGACGATGGATGCATTGGTAGGCAAGAAGATCGGTGTCCAGAAGAGTTCGATCCAGGAGGATATCGCCAAGACGATCAAGGATGCCAAGATTACTTCCCTGGGTAAAACTCAAGATATTATGATGCAGCTAAAAACAGGCCGTGTAGACGTAGCGATTATTGAGGGCCCTGTGGCTGAATCGTATGTAAGTAATATCGAAGGTCTGACGATTTCCGAAGCTCAGCCGCCGGTAGAGGATGATGGATACATCGTCGCTGTAAAGAAAGGCAATAAGGAGCTTCTTGATAAGGTTAATGCTACTTTGACTCGTCTCATGGAAGATGGAAGTATCGATAAGTTTATTGTTGAGGCCAGTGAATTGGCTGAGAAATAGGCGTTGCATCTTTAAGGAATTGCTCTAGAAAATAGCGGAGAAGCTTCGCTATTTTCTGCTTTTTAGCAAGTTTTCTGATGAAATTGGAGGAATGATCTGGTTATGAAGTTTTTTACGATGTTTTGGGATTACCGCGATTACTTCTTCACCGGTGTGCAGTATACGCTCTTGCTGGCTGCGATCGGTGTCATCTGCGGTTTTATTCTCGGGCTTGTGGTTGCCTTGGTGCGGATGTCGCCCTTAAAAATCGTC
The window above is part of the Paenibacillus lutimineralis genome. Proteins encoded here:
- a CDS encoding transporter substrate-binding domain-containing protein, producing MKKWGTLVIALLMVTSLLAACGQNKNNDGSAQGAGSNASNAGKKIITLGTSADYAPYEFHIKNDQGQDEIVGFDIEIAKEIAKEQGAELQIKDLQFDSLMNELNSGRIDLAISGLSPTPDRQKEVDMSKIYFTATQAVVTRSGEEGNYKTMDALVGKKIGVQKSSIQEDIAKTIKDAKITSLGKTQDIMMQLKTGRVDVAIIEGPVAESYVSNIEGLTISEAQPPVEDDGYIVAVKKGNKELLDKVNATLTRLMEDGSIDKFIVEASELAEK